One window of Arvicola amphibius chromosome 6, mArvAmp1.2, whole genome shotgun sequence genomic DNA carries:
- the LOC119817690 gene encoding transmembrane protein 14C — MQKDSGPLVPLHYLGFGYAALVATGGIIGYAKAGSVPSLAAGLFFGGLAGLGAYQLSQDPRNVWVFLATSGTLAGIMGMRFYNSGKFMPAGLIAGASLLMVAKLGISVLSSHP; from the exons GGTGCCTTTACATTATCTTGGCTTCGGCTATGCAGCCCTGGTTGCCACTGGTGGGATTATTGGCTATGCAAAAGCAG GCAGTGTGCCGTCCCTGGCTGCCGGACTCTTCTTCGGGGGCCTTGCAGGCCTTGGTGCTTACCAGCTGTCCCAGGATCCCAGGAATGTGTGGGTTTTCCTAG CTACATCCGGGACCTTGGCTGGCATTATGGGGATGAGGTTCTACAACTCCGGGAAATTCATGCCTGCAGGTCTAATCGCAGGTGCCAG TTTGCTGATGGTTGCCAAGCTTGGAATCAGTGTGTTGAGTTCTCATCCGTAG